In Picosynechococcus sp. PCC 7002, the following are encoded in one genomic region:
- the hemF gene encoding oxygen-dependent coproporphyrinogen oxidase, with amino-acid sequence MTALQTESTNASSAKPVPPSDSKERVSQFMQQIQDKICQGLEVADGKGKFQEDSWQRQEGGGGRSRVMREGNVLEQGGVNFSEVWGDQLPPSILKQRPEAAGHGFYATGTSMVLHPRNPYIPTVHLNYRYFEAGPVWWFGGGADLTPYYPFAEDAAHFHKTYQAACDRHHKEYYNVFKRWCDEYFYLKHRDETRGVGGLFFDYQDGTGELYKGPHPDKAAAAYSKDLGEQPQRSWEDIFAFVQDCGGSFLDSYVPIIERRRNTEYGDRERQFQLYRRGRYVEFNLVYDRGTIFGLQTNGRTESILMSLPPLVRWEYSYSPEPGTPEAELYERFLKPQDWANWQG; translated from the coding sequence ATGACAGCTTTGCAAACAGAATCCACCAATGCCAGTTCCGCTAAGCCTGTGCCCCCCAGTGATTCCAAAGAACGGGTGAGCCAGTTTATGCAGCAAATCCAGGACAAAATTTGTCAGGGATTAGAGGTGGCCGACGGAAAAGGAAAATTTCAGGAAGATTCTTGGCAGCGACAGGAGGGCGGCGGCGGTCGTTCTCGGGTAATGCGTGAGGGGAATGTCCTAGAACAGGGGGGCGTCAATTTCTCTGAGGTATGGGGTGATCAACTGCCGCCTTCGATTTTGAAACAGCGCCCTGAAGCCGCAGGCCACGGGTTCTATGCCACGGGCACATCAATGGTGTTACATCCCCGCAATCCTTATATCCCAACGGTTCACCTCAACTATCGTTATTTTGAAGCTGGCCCCGTCTGGTGGTTTGGCGGTGGTGCAGATTTGACGCCCTACTACCCTTTTGCTGAGGATGCGGCCCATTTCCACAAAACCTACCAAGCCGCCTGCGATCGCCACCACAAAGAGTATTACAACGTCTTTAAGCGCTGGTGTGATGAATATTTCTACCTGAAGCACCGGGACGAAACCCGTGGGGTCGGTGGATTGTTCTTCGACTATCAAGATGGCACCGGGGAACTGTATAAAGGCCCCCACCCCGATAAAGCTGCTGCTGCCTACAGTAAGGATTTAGGGGAACAGCCCCAGCGCAGTTGGGAAGATATTTTTGCGTTTGTGCAAGACTGTGGTGGTTCCTTCCTTGATTCCTATGTGCCGATCATTGAACGGCGACGCAACACAGAATATGGCGATCGCGAACGGCAATTCCAACTTTACCGCCGGGGCCGCTACGTCGAATTTAACCTCGTCTATGACCGGGGAACTATTTTCGGCTTGCAGACCAATGGCCGTACCGAATCGATTTTGATGTCTTTACCGCCCCTGGTGCGTTGGGAATATAGCTACAGTCCTGAGCCTGGTACCCCAGAGGCAGAACTCTATGAACGGTTCCTCAAGCCCCAGGATTGGGCCAACTGGCAAGGTTAA